The Methylocella silvestris BL2 DNA segment GCTATCGATCGACATTAAGCCGCTTTCAGAACGTCGCCGCCAACCTCGCGGTTGCAGGGGCAAAGTTCGTCCGTCTGCAGCGCGTCAAGCACGCGCAGCGTGTCCTTCGGGGCGCGGCCGACATTGAGGTTGGTCGCGTAAATATGCTGGATCACATTGTCGGGGTCGACAATGAAAGTGTAGCGATAAGCGACGCCGGCCGGGGAGCGAACGTCGAGACCGTCTGTAAGTGATCCATTTGTGTCTGCAAACTGCCAGATCGGCAGCTTGGCAAGATCCTTGTGATCGCGGCGCCAGGCGAGCTTGACGAATTCATTGTCGGTCGAACCGCCGAGGACGACGGCGTCGCGCTCGGAGAATTCTTCGTTGAGACGCGCAAATTCGGCGATCTCGGTCGGGCAAACGAAGGTGAAATCCTTCGGATAGAAGAAGATGATCTTCCATTTCCCAGGAAAGCTGGCTTGCGTGATTTCTTCGAAGGCGCTTTCGCCATTCTCTTCATGCTTCTCAAAGCCCGGCTTGACGCCAGTTACAGAAAATTCGGGAAGCGTTTCGCCAATACGGGCCATATTTGCTGTCTCCTTATAGACGCATGACTATCGATATGAAGAGTTATTACCAAACGGTTCTTTGCGTCCAATCGTTCATGCAAATCGACAGGATCGCCAGAACCAATATTGCTGCATCGCATAACACCCGTTTGCTTGTGCGGGCGCTGAGCTCAAGATGCAAAACGCGTGCGACCTCTGACTTGAGCTGAGGATGGCAAGCGCCGCCGCCCCTCGGGCCAATGCGCAACCTGTTAGAATTGCTCTAACTCCACCGCCTCAACCTAAGCCCGCGCCCCGCTGCGCTCCACGCGGCATTGCGTCGCAGCAATTGGCGCGCAGGCGGATCGGCCGCGCCGCTTGGCCGCGTGTGGGCCGGCCTCCTTGCATTGCAACGCAACTCGGGCGAAAAGCTCGGATGCTTCACATCAATGACGTCACGCTGCGGCTCGGACCGCGCGTTCTGTTCGACAAGGCGAGCGCCGCTTTGCCCGACGGATCTCGCGTCGGCTTCGTCGGCCGCAACGGGGCCGGCAAGACGACCTTGTTCAAGATCATTTCAGGCGAGCTCCACCCCGAATCGGGCGAGGTCTCCTATCCGCGCCAGATGCGCCTAGGCCGAGTCGAGCAGGAGGCGCCGGGCGGTCCGCAATCGCTGATCGATTTCGTGCTCGACGCCGACGTCGAGCGCGCCGCGCTGATGCGCGAGGCCGAGACCGCCGCGGACCCCGGCCGCATCGCAGACATTCACTTGCGCCTCGTCGACATCGACGCCCATGCGGCGCCCGCGAAGGCGGCCGGCATTCTCGCCGGCCTTGGCTTCGACGAGGCGGCGCAGGCAAAGCCCCTGTCGGAATTCTCGGGCGGCTGGCGCATGCGCGTCGCCCTCGCGGCGGTGCTGTTTTCCGCCCCCGACCTGCTTCTGCTCGACGAGCCGACCAATTATCTCGATCTCGAAGGCACGCTCTGGCTGATCGATTATCTGCAACGCTACCCGGCGACAATTCTCGTCATTAGCCATGACCGCGACCTGCTCGATGCTGTTTCGGATCATATTCTGCATCTTGACTCCGCCAAGCTGACCCTCTGGCGCGGCAATTATTCGAGCTTCGAGAAGCAGCGCCGCGAACAACAGGCCATTCTTGTGAAGCACAAGAAGAAGCAGGACGATCAGCGCAAACATTTGCAAGCATTCGTCGACCGCTTCCGCGCCAAGGCGACAAAGGCGGCGCAGGCGCAATCGCGCCTCAAGATGCTGGCCAAGATGGAGCCGATCGCGGCGATCGTCGACGGGCACATTCTGCCCTTCTATCTGCCCTCGCCGGCAAAGCCGCTCAATCCGCCGATCGTCGCCATGGACGACGCCAGCGTCGGCTATGGCGAGACGCCTGTGCTGCGCCATCTCTCCCTCAATATCGCCGAGGACGACCGCATCGGCCTGCTCGGATCGAACGGCAACGGCAAATCCACCTTCGCCAAGCTCGTCGCCGGACGGCTCTCGCCGCTTTCCGGCGTCGTGCGGCGCTCCTCGAAGCTCGACGTCGGATTTTTCGCCCAGCATCAGGTTGACGATCTCGACGAGAAGGCGACGCCCTATCAATGCGTCGCCGACCATATGCGCGACGCGACCGAAGCCAAGATCCGCGCCAAATGCGCCCAGTTCGGATTTCCGAACGTCAAGGCCGACACAAAAATCGCTCAGCTCTCCGGCGGCGAAAAGGCCCGGCTGCTGATGGGCCTCGCCGCCTTCAACGGGCCGCATCTCCTGATCCTCGACGAGCCGACGAACCATCTCGACATCGACAGCCGCGGCGCCCTGATCGAGGCGATCAACGATTATGAAGGCGCCGTCATTCTCGTCTCGCATGACCCCCATCTGCTGGAGGCCTGCGCCGACCGCCTCTGGCTCGTCGCCGAGGGGACGGTGACCTCCTTCGACGGCGACGTCGACGACTATAAGAAATTCATCCTCGATCGCACCGGCGCAGGGTCGGGCAAGGGAAGGAAAGAGCGTCAGGCCAAGGCGGACAACGCCCCGCGCGAACCCGCGCCGATCCGCGTCAAGGATCCGGGGCCGCTGAAGAAACGCATCGCCGCCGCCGAGGAGAAAATGCGCAAATTCCAGGATCTCGCGGATCGCATCGACAAGGCGTTGGCCAATCCGGCGAGCTTTTCCAAGGATCCCGCCAAGGCGGCGCAGCTGTCCGCGCAGCGCGGCGAACTGGAAAAAGCGCTGCGCGCCGTCGAGGAAGAATGGCTGGAGTTGACCGGCCAGTTCGAGGCGGCCCAGACGGCGTGACGCGGCCGTGCGGGCGCGTCGGCCTGCTCAGCGCCAATTGCTCAATGCC contains these protein-coding regions:
- a CDS encoding peroxiredoxin; translation: MARIGETLPEFSVTGVKPGFEKHEENGESAFEEITQASFPGKWKIIFFYPKDFTFVCPTEIAEFARLNEEFSERDAVVLGGSTDNEFVKLAWRRDHKDLAKLPIWQFADTNGSLTDGLDVRSPAGVAYRYTFIVDPDNVIQHIYATNLNVGRAPKDTLRVLDALQTDELCPCNREVGGDVLKAA
- a CDS encoding ABC-F family ATP-binding cassette domain-containing protein, yielding MLHINDVTLRLGPRVLFDKASAALPDGSRVGFVGRNGAGKTTLFKIISGELHPESGEVSYPRQMRLGRVEQEAPGGPQSLIDFVLDADVERAALMREAETAADPGRIADIHLRLVDIDAHAAPAKAAGILAGLGFDEAAQAKPLSEFSGGWRMRVALAAVLFSAPDLLLLDEPTNYLDLEGTLWLIDYLQRYPATILVISHDRDLLDAVSDHILHLDSAKLTLWRGNYSSFEKQRREQQAILVKHKKKQDDQRKHLQAFVDRFRAKATKAAQAQSRLKMLAKMEPIAAIVDGHILPFYLPSPAKPLNPPIVAMDDASVGYGETPVLRHLSLNIAEDDRIGLLGSNGNGKSTFAKLVAGRLSPLSGVVRRSSKLDVGFFAQHQVDDLDEKATPYQCVADHMRDATEAKIRAKCAQFGFPNVKADTKIAQLSGGEKARLLMGLAAFNGPHLLILDEPTNHLDIDSRGALIEAINDYEGAVILVSHDPHLLEACADRLWLVAEGTVTSFDGDVDDYKKFILDRTGAGSGKGRKERQAKADNAPREPAPIRVKDPGPLKKRIAAAEEKMRKFQDLADRIDKALANPASFSKDPAKAAQLSAQRGELEKALRAVEEEWLELTGQFEAAQTA